In Bradyrhizobium sp. CCBAU 051011, the following are encoded in one genomic region:
- a CDS encoding small ribosomal subunit Rsm22 family protein — translation MTSPDLPAELKAALDGKLRGFSRSDAAGRAAAISKTYRDGGGSGTIRSETDALTYALARMPATYAAVTASLNALIEIRPDFAPNNSLDVGAGPGTATWAAAEAFPSLRRFTLLDSNDALRTLALDLVVDSFRLRDASYQRGEARAALANADTADLVVASYMIGEIGDAEQRALAEQMWTKTRDTLLVVEPGTPAGYARIIALRAQLIALGAHVVAPCPHDGPCPLQAPDWCHFTQRLQRSRAHKQVKGAELPFEDEKFSYVALTRAPLDQRPSRVLAQPIVTKVEVTAKLCTPVGLSLTKMPRRTRAEYASARRWRWGDAVS, via the coding sequence ATGACCTCACCCGACCTCCCCGCTGAGCTGAAAGCCGCGCTCGACGGCAAGCTGCGCGGCTTTTCCCGCAGCGACGCCGCCGGCCGTGCGGCCGCCATCTCGAAGACCTATCGCGATGGCGGCGGCTCCGGCACGATCCGCTCGGAGACAGACGCACTCACCTACGCACTGGCGCGAATGCCAGCGACCTATGCCGCGGTCACGGCCAGCCTGAACGCGCTCATCGAGATCAGGCCGGACTTCGCCCCCAACAACTCGCTCGATGTCGGCGCAGGGCCCGGCACGGCGACCTGGGCGGCGGCCGAAGCGTTCCCGTCTCTGCGACGCTTTACCCTGCTCGACTCCAACGACGCGTTGCGCACGCTGGCGCTCGACCTCGTCGTCGACAGCTTTCGCCTGCGCGACGCAAGCTACCAGCGCGGCGAGGCCCGCGCTGCGCTGGCGAATGCGGATACGGCCGATCTCGTCGTGGCGAGCTACATGATCGGCGAGATCGGCGACGCTGAACAGCGGGCGCTCGCTGAGCAGATGTGGACCAAGACCCGCGACACGCTGCTCGTGGTCGAACCCGGTACGCCCGCCGGCTATGCCCGGATCATCGCGCTGCGTGCGCAATTGATCGCGCTGGGCGCACATGTTGTCGCCCCCTGCCCGCATGACGGCCCATGCCCGTTACAGGCGCCCGACTGGTGCCATTTCACCCAGCGCCTGCAGCGCTCGCGCGCGCACAAGCAGGTCAAGGGCGCCGAGCTGCCATTCGAGGATGAGAAGTTCAGCTATGTCGCGCTGACGCGCGCGCCGCTTGATCAGCGTCCGTCCCGGGTGCTGGCGCAACCGATAGTTACCAAGGTCGAGGTAACCGCCAAACTCTGCACACCGGTAGGTCTCTCCCTGACAAAAATGCCCCGCCGCACCAGGGCGGAGTATGCCAGTGCGCGGCGCTGGCGATGGGGCGATGCGGTTAGTTGA
- a CDS encoding LemA family protein, with protein MSTGWIVLGVIVIIVLFAFGAYNRLVALSQRVSQAFADIDVQLKQRHDLIPNLVETVKGYAQHERGTLDDVIKARNSAMSAQGPAQVSAAENQLSGALGRLIALSEAYPDLKANANFQQLAGELSDLENKIAASRRFFNNAVQEYNTGIQQLPAALFAGMFGFTRKEFFDLGASRTEVETVPSVKF; from the coding sequence ATGTCGACCGGCTGGATCGTTCTCGGCGTCATCGTCATCATCGTGCTGTTTGCGTTCGGCGCGTATAACCGCCTGGTCGCGCTCAGCCAGCGCGTCAGCCAGGCCTTCGCCGACATCGACGTCCAGCTCAAGCAGCGCCACGACCTGATCCCGAACCTGGTCGAGACCGTGAAGGGCTACGCCCAGCATGAGCGCGGCACGCTCGACGACGTCATCAAGGCGCGCAATTCGGCGATGTCGGCGCAGGGCCCGGCGCAGGTGTCGGCGGCGGAAAACCAGCTCAGCGGCGCGCTTGGCCGCCTGATCGCGCTGTCGGAGGCCTATCCGGACCTCAAGGCCAACGCCAATTTCCAGCAGCTCGCCGGCGAGCTCTCCGACCTCGAAAACAAGATCGCGGCCAGCCGCCGCTTCTTCAACAACGCAGTCCAGGAATACAACACCGGCATCCAGCAGCTTCCCGCCGCGCTGTTCGCCGGCATGTTCGGCTTCACCCGCAAGGAATTCTTCGACCTCGGCGCCAGCCGCACCGAAGTCGAGACGGTGCCGAGCGTGAAGTTCTAA
- a CDS encoding M48 family metallopeptidase, which produces MAAYGLYTHIASNKFRSMLLLAGLFLLIYVLVFAGALVAEVVLNSGASLNYYLTRASRDLIAASPYATIIAALWIVIAYFFHQNMIDAVTGGESVTRQQQPRLYNLLENLCISRGIPMPKLKVMDSPALNAFATGLNRRQYSITVTSGLLKALNDQEIEAVLGHELTHIRNGDVQLMVVAVIIAGVVGFFGELFFRMFTNLSWNSSGSGWSSSSSSSSSSSSSSSDRGKGGGGAIMAIIIAVVLIMLAWLLSQVVKLALSRSRELLADAGSVELTKNPDAMITALRKIENRGELPGATSAVMELCVDNPREGFADLFATHPSVDARVKALVQFAGGHDPGPLALPSETADEADEVQESASEQLPPPPVPRGPWSDAGEPAGVPGTRSGASDGPWGPHR; this is translated from the coding sequence ATGGCCGCGTACGGTCTCTACACGCATATCGCATCGAACAAGTTTCGTTCGATGCTGCTGCTCGCCGGCCTGTTTCTGCTGATCTACGTGCTGGTCTTCGCCGGCGCGCTGGTTGCGGAAGTCGTGCTCAACAGCGGTGCATCACTCAACTATTATCTGACACGCGCCTCGCGCGACCTGATCGCGGCCTCTCCCTATGCCACGATCATCGCGGCCTTGTGGATCGTGATCGCCTATTTCTTCCACCAGAACATGATCGACGCCGTGACCGGCGGCGAGAGCGTGACGCGGCAGCAGCAGCCGCGACTCTACAATCTCCTGGAAAATCTCTGCATCTCGCGCGGCATCCCGATGCCGAAGCTGAAGGTGATGGACAGCCCGGCGCTGAACGCCTTCGCCACCGGCCTCAATCGGCGGCAATATTCCATCACGGTGACGTCGGGCCTTCTCAAGGCGCTCAACGACCAGGAGATCGAGGCCGTGCTTGGCCACGAGCTCACGCATATCCGCAACGGCGACGTGCAGTTGATGGTGGTCGCCGTAATCATCGCCGGCGTGGTGGGCTTTTTCGGCGAATTGTTCTTTCGCATGTTCACCAACCTGTCGTGGAATTCCTCCGGAAGCGGCTGGTCGTCTTCGTCGTCATCGTCATCGTCGTCCTCTTCTTCGTCATCCGACCGCGGCAAGGGCGGCGGCGGCGCGATCATGGCGATCATTATCGCGGTGGTGCTGATCATGCTGGCGTGGCTGTTGTCGCAGGTCGTCAAGCTCGCGCTGTCGCGGTCGCGCGAACTATTGGCCGATGCGGGCTCGGTCGAGCTGACCAAGAATCCGGACGCCATGATCACGGCGCTGCGCAAGATCGAGAACCGCGGCGAGCTGCCCGGCGCGACGTCGGCGGTGATGGAGCTCTGTGTCGACAATCCGCGCGAAGGGTTTGCCGATCTGTTCGCGACCCATCCCTCGGTCGATGCGCGCGTCAAGGCGCTGGTGCAGTTTGCCGGCGGCCATGACCCCGGCCCGCTGGCCTTGCCGTCCGAGACGGCGGACGAAGCCGATGAGGTCCAAGAATCGGCCAGCGAGCAGCTTCCGCCGCCGCCGGTTCCCCGCGGCCCCTGGAGCGACGCCGGCGAACCTGCCGGCGTCCCGGGCACCCGTTCCGGGGCCTCGGACGGCCCTTGGGGCCCGCACCGGTAG
- a CDS encoding GIY-YIG nuclease family protein: MTSARKAAIAAYKERKTYAGIFLIRCAVTAETWVGQTPNLEKIQNRIWFSLRQGSHPCHSLQAAWTAHGSDSFTFEECERLEEEETSYVRDGLLKERALHWRSQLGAEAV, encoded by the coding sequence ATGACATCAGCCAGAAAGGCCGCCATCGCCGCCTACAAGGAGCGGAAAACCTATGCGGGGATTTTCCTGATCCGCTGCGCGGTGACCGCCGAGACCTGGGTCGGCCAGACGCCCAATCTCGAAAAAATCCAGAACCGGATCTGGTTCTCGCTGCGCCAGGGCAGCCACCCCTGCCACAGCCTGCAGGCCGCATGGACCGCGCATGGCTCCGACAGCTTCACGTTCGAAGAATGCGAGCGGCTGGAAGAGGAAGAGACGTCGTATGTTCGCGACGGGCTCTTGAAGGAGCGCGCGCTACACTGGCGGTCGCAGCTCGGCG